The following nucleotide sequence is from Bradyrhizobium roseum.
CCGTCGCGGCTGAATCATCCGCGCATCGAAACGCCGACGCATATCTGCACGCTGGGTTGCGCCAAGCCCCTGGAAGACGCGATGCGGCTGGCCTTCGAGGAGATGATCTACTGGCTTGAGGAAGAATACAAAATACCGGCATCGGAAGGCTACATGCTGCTGGGGCAGATTGCGGAGGCGAGATGCACCCAGGTGGTCAATCCGAAGTACACCTACATCTGCAAGGTCAACAAGAGCGTCATTGCGAAGTATTTCGGCTGACGGTTTCGCTTGTGATAACTGCGCGTCGACCAACGAGGGGAGTAAGACATGGATCTCGGGCTGAAGGGAAAGAACATTCTTGTCACCGGCGGAAGCAAGGGGATCGGACTGGCGGTTGCTTCCCTGTTTGCGCAGGAAGGCGCCAACGTCGCCATCTGTGCGCGGAATGCCGATGAGGTCGCCGCGGTCGTGGCGTCGCTGGCGGAAAAGGGCGTCAAGGCCTGGGGAAGTGCGGTCGATGTCGCGGATCCGGCAGCGCTGAAAGCGTGGGTTGACGACGCTGCCGGGCAACTCGGCGGGATCGACGCGCTGGTCTGCAATGTCAGCGCATTGGCGGTCGGCGACAGTGCGGAGACCTGGGAAAAGTCATTTCGCGTCGACATGATGCACACGGTCAACTCGGTTGCCGCAGCGCTTCCGTACATCGAGCGCTCGAAGTCCGGTTCGGTCGTCATCATTTCCAGTGTTTCGGGCTTTGAAATCGACTTTGCAGCGGGGTCGTACGGCGCCTTCAAGGCGGCGTTGATTCACTACAGCAAGGGATTGAGCCATCAGCTCATCGGCAAGGGCATTCGCGTCAACACGGTGTCTCCCGGAAATACCTATTTCGACGGTGGCATCTGGCAGAATATCGAGCGCAACATGCCCGAGCTGTTCAAGACGGCGATGTCGCTGAACCCGACGGCGCGAATGGGAACGGCGGAAGAGGTTGCTGCGGGCGTGGTTTTCCTGACCAGTCCAGTGGCCAGCCGTATCTCGGGAACCAATCTGATTATCGACGGTGCGCTGACGAAAGCTGTCTAGCCCGCGCAGCGGGCGACACCCCCAAAAAGAAAACGCCCGTGGGGAGCGGGCGTTTCCGTAGTCAACTTGGGGGTAGTTGGGGTCTTAAATATCCACGTGGCGACTTTGGGGGGCTTTAAAGGGGCCGCGTGAATTCCGTAAATTCTTCTTTAGCGTACGACAGAATTGCCTGAACTGGTAATCACGACCGGCTTACCGGCCTTCACGACAGGCGTGCTGGCGGTCTGCATCAAACCGTCATCCGAGCTGGTGCGCGCGGAGATGCCGAAGCCGGCGACCACGATAGCCGCCACCAACGCCACCACGACGATCTTGAGATGGGTGGTGCGATCTGCGCTGTAGATCGAATGGTTCATGGAAGCCTCCTGCCGCCTTCCGCCCTGCAAATTAGTGAATGTCGTTTGCAGGCTGGTTCAATGTCTCGCGTCAGGAAACGTGGGATTCCCGGCTTTCGTTCCCAATAGGCGATCACAAGGCGGTGAAAAGACTTGAACGGCCGCGAGCAGAAGGGCTCGATCTATCCCGAAAAATGGATAATTCGTAAGATATTACAGTGCGTTAATTTGTCTTTGAGCGCGCGGTCCGGAAGCCGCACCCAATTGATGCGATGTTAACAAATCGGTTGCCTGTGGCGAAAAGGCTGCGGCGTCTCGTCGCTGATTTGCCGGCGGGGCGGCGCCCGGGCCTAGACGCTGCCGACCGTCTTCAGCCGCGCGCGGGGATGGATTTCGGCCTGCGACAGAACGGTGGTCTGGGAACGGAATCGTTCGACGAGCGAGCGGACGAACGGGCGGATCGCGGCAGAGGTGACCAGCACCGGCGCTTCGCCCTCGCGGGCGGCCTGTTCGAAGGCATTGCGCACCGAGGTCATGAACTCCGAAAGCTTTGAAGGCTGCATGGCGAGGCTGCGGTCCTCGCCGGTACCGATGATCGATTCGGCAAACGCCTGCTCCCAGCGCGCCGACAACGCGATCAGCGGCAGATAGCCGTTGTAGGTGGTGTTCTGCGCGCAGATCTGCCGCGCCAGCCGGGCGCGGACGTGCTCGACCATGGTGGCAGGGTGGCGTGAGAAGGCGAGCGCGTCGGCGATGCCTTCGAGAATGGTGGAGAGATCCCGGATCGAGATCCGCTCGGCCAGCAGCAACTGCAGCACGCGCTGGATGCCGGAGACCGTAACCGAACTCGGCACGATGTCCTTGACCAGTTCGCCCTGTTCCTTCGGCAGGTCCTTCAGGAGCTTCTGTACCTCGCCATAGGACAGCAGGTCGCTCATGTTGTTCTTGAGCAACTCGGTCAGATGCGTCGACAGCACGGTCGCGGCATCCACCACCGTGTAGCCCTTCAGCGACGCCTCTTCCTTCAGCGCGGCGTCGACCCAGGTCGCAGGGAGGCCGAACGTCGGCTCGATGGTATGGATGCCGGGCACGCCGACCTGGTTGCCGGCGGGGTCCATGACCATGAACTGGTTCGGCCAGATCTTGCCCGAGCCGGCGTCCACTTCCTTGATCTTGATGACGTAAGTGTTGGCCTCGAGCTGGACGTTGTCGAGGATACGCACGGCCGGCATCACAAAGCCCATTTCGATCGCGAGCGAGCGGCGCAGCGCCTTGATCTGCTCGGTCAGGCGGTCGGTGCCGTCCGGGCCGTTGACCAGCGGCAGCAGCGCATAGCCAAGTTCGATCTTGAGGTCGTCGATTTTCAGCGCGGCGGCGATCGGCTCTTCGGCCGCTGCGGCGGCGGCGGCCGCGGCAACGTCCGGCGCGGCGGCTTCGGCAGCTTCCGCCGCCTTGGTGACGCGGTTGTGGTTGCGCGCCTTGAAGGCCAGCGCAGCGGCGCCGCCGCCTAGCGCCAGGAAGGGAAGCATCGGAATACCCGGCAGCAGCGCCAGCACCAGCATGACGCCGGCCGACATGCCGAGCGCCTGCGGATAACCCGACAACTGCTTCATCATCGCCTTGTCGGCCGAACCGGTAATGCCGGCCTTCGACACCAGCAGGCCCGCCGCGGTGGAGACGATCAGCGCCGGCACCTGGGTGACCAGGCCGTCGCCGACCGTCAGGATGGTGTAGCTGCGGGCGGCGTCGGCAAAGCTCATGCCTTGCTGGGCAACGCCGATGATGATGCCGCCGATGACGTTGATGAAAACGATCAAAAGGCCCGCGATGGCGTCGCCGCGGACGAATTTCGAGGCGCCGTCCATGGCGCCGAAGAAGCCGCTTTCGTCTTCCAGTTCCTTGCGGCGCGCCTTTGCGGTCTTTTCGTCGATCAGGCCGGCGGAGAGATCGGCGTCGATCGCCATCTGCTTGCCGGGCATCGAGTCCAGCTGGAAGCGGGCGGCGACTTCGGCGATGCGGCCCGAACCCTTGGTGATGACGACGAAGTTCACGATCACCAGGATCGCGAAAACGATGATGCCGATGACAAAATTGCCGGACATCACGAAGTTGCCGAAAGCCTCGATGACGTGGCCGGCGGCGGCCGTGCCCTCATGGCCGTGCGACAGGATCAGCCGGGTCGAGGCCATGTTCAGCGACAGCCGCAGCATGGTCGAGATCAGCAGCACGGTCGGAAACGCCGAGAATTCGAGCGGCGCCTGGATGAACAGTGACGTCATCAGGATCAGGATCGAGACCGTGATCGAGATCGCCAGAAACAGGTCGAGCACGATTGCGGGCAGCGGCAGGATCAGCACCACCAGGATGGTGAGGACGCCGAAGGCGAGGAACAGATCGCCGCGCTTTAAGATATCGCCGATTTCGCTGAGGCTCGGAAACTTGTTGCCGGCGCCTGCGCCGCCTTGACCCGCCGTGACATCGACCATGGTAGCCGCTTCCCCCCGCGATCGACGCCCGCGGGCGCCAAACGTCTGCGCGGCGGCCGAAGGGCCACCGGTCCGAAAGTGAGGCACCGCACTTGCGTCCACGGGGTTCCTCCCGTTCTAACGCGGCCGACGACACTCGACTTCACCCGGCAATTCTTGCCGGGTGTATGGTTAGCAAAGGGTTAACGGGGGTGGTTTGGGGCAAATAAGCCGCATATCGACGTGCTAGCGGCCGGTTTTGGCGTCAGTCCGGGCGGCACGCCCCCATCGGTAAAGTTCCATTGGCGTTCCGCTCATCGCTGCCAATAACCTTGTGAACAAGCTGTGGACAATTGCCCTAGTTTCGACCCATTTTAAACTCTAAGCTCATGAAGTTACGTAGTTTTTTTGTTCCCTTTAGTTTTGCGTAGGGTGCTTCTGTGAAAAGATTTCGGCCGATCCTGGCGGGGGCTGACGTCGTTTGTGTTCTAGCAATTGCGTTGTCCTGCGCCGCGGCTCCGGCGGAGGCGAAGCAATGCTTCACTGAGCGGCCATCGAATGCGCAATCCCATTGGTCCTATCGCCTGATCGACGGCCGAAAGTGCTGGTACGAGGGCAGGCCGGGATTCTCAAAATCATTGCTGCATTGGCCGGCGGCTCAAACCGCCCAGAAGAGCCCCCGCCGCGAGTCGGAATCGAGCCCCGCGAGCAAGTTCAATCCGCTGGATGCGCAGGCATCCATTTCAGAAAATTCCGATACGCAGCCGAAGGCAAAGCCTGAAATCGCCGGGCGTGCGCCGGCGTCCAACGGCACCTTGACCGCGGATGATCTGCGTGCGTGGGGAAGCAACAAGACCGCGATGCTGGCTGAGCCGGTCCTGACGATCATGGATCGCTGGCCTGATCAAGAATTGCAGCAACAACGCGCCGTGCCGGCGCCGGCGGCGCAGTCGTCATCCACGAACGGTGGCCGGACGGCCTTGATGGTGATCATCCTGATCATGGCATTGTCGGCGGTGCTGATGACGACCTTGAGGAAGAAGGCCGGCACGTGGCGACTGCCCTTCTGGCCGACCAGGACGTCCCGAAAAGGGACCGCAGCCTGGTACTGACGCAGCAGACCTGATTCGCCGCCCGGTCTGCCTTGCGGCGCTTCGCGAAGTTCATGCCGCAGATATATCCGAAGGTCATGGCTCGGCCCGAGCGTGGCGCCGGGATAGCTGCCGCCGAACGTGGGTTCGTTCTCCACCACAAGAACGTCGGCGCCAAAATGATGCGCCGTGATCGCTGTCTTCAGCCCCGCTGCGCCCGGAGCCGATGACCAGCACGTCGCATGATATGGCTTCCATTTGTCCCCGCTCCCCCTGGGTAGCGTGAAAGCGAAACCCACCATCCTGTCGAATGGAATAGATGATGGGTCTCCATTTCTCGAATCCCGTGTGCGGAGGCATGAAGGTATCGCTTTCGCTCCACCCCTCCGACGGGAGGCGGGCTGCCGCTGTCGGCGGCCTCAATCGCAGTAGGACCACCCGCCATAGCCATCGTCGCAGCGTGCCCGCGCGCGAGCACGATAGGGCACGGGCAGCGGCGGCCGCGGCGCATATTCGTAGTCATAGTCCTGCGCGTAGCGTTCACGGGGGTAATAGGATTCCTGAGCGTAGTAACGCTCGGAATAGGCGGGCGCCCGGTTGACATAGACAGGCCGTGCGGCGTAGCCGGCTCCGTAGTCGCCATACACGGCCGCCGGCGCGCGGTAGGCAGGATCCACGCCGTACGTTGGCTGACGATATCCATAGCCGGGTTCCGCGTGCGGCCGATGAGTCTGGCCGGAGCGCACATAGACGTTCGCGGCTGGCGCATAGATTCCGCCGGGCGCGACGTAAACGGATGACAGGTCGCTGGCGGCGCCGGCCGCCGAGTACAGGATACAGCAAGCCAGCGTGAGCGATGTTCGGTACATGAGTGACGCCTCCAACTATGCAGCCCCGCAGCCAGCATGGGTTAATTTTCGCTAAACAATGCACAGCACGCAATGATATTTTGCGCGAGGAAGTGTGCCATTTCTGGACTGTGCATATCGTCACGTTGCGAATTTCACTCACGCGATTTGTTCATAATCGCAATTCGCAAGGTGGCGGCCGAAGCGATGCATTCGAGGATCGTCGTCATGAACACCTTCACGATACGATCGATGCGGCCGGAGGAAATTTCACTGGCCGTCGGCTGGCTGCAGCGGAAGGCTGGAATCCCGGCGTCGCGGATGCTTCGCGCTTTGCGTCCGTCGATCCCTAAGGTTTTCTGATCGGCGAACTTGGCGGCGCGCCGGCCGCGACCCGTCTCCTGCGTCAACTACGATGCGCGCTTTGCCTTTCTCGGCTTCTACACCGTGCGCGCGGATCTGAGCGGCAGCAGCCTTGGTGTGCGGATATCGAACGCGGCGATCGCGCATGCCGGCGCGCTGTTCGAGACCGCGCGGATGTACACCGGCGCGATTGCGCCGCTGCGGCTGGATCGGGTGTTCGGCGTGACGACTTTTGAACGGGGTTAGATGTGCTACGGGCCGGTGACGTCCGGCTCCTGCCGCGACGTTACGAAAATTTGCCAGCTCACCATGAACATCGCGGCGATGACCGGACCGATGACAAAGCCGTTGAGGCCGAATACTTCGATGCCGCCGAGCGTGGAGATCAGCACCACGTAGTCCGGCAGTCGCGAGCCCTTGCCGACCAGGAAGGGCCGCAGCAGATTGTCCACCAGCCCGATAACGAGCACGCCATAGACGATCAAGCCGATGCCCTGCCAGATCGCGCCGGTGGCCAAGAAGTAGATCGCGACCGGAAGCCAGACCAGCGTGGCGCCGATCGCGGGGATCAGCGACAGGAACGCCATCAGCACCGCCCATAGCAACGCGGCATGGATGCCGAGGAACCAGAACGCGATGCCGCCGAGCATGCCTTGCGCCATCGCGACGAGGATGCCGCCTTTTACCGTCGCGCGAACCACGTCGGCGAACCGGGTGAACAGCGCGGCCTTCTGCTCGCCGCGCAGCGGAATGGCTTCCCTGATCGCTCCCGCCAGCGTCTTGCCGTCACGCAACAGGAAGAACAGCAAGTACAGCATGATGCCGAGGCGGATCACGAACTCGAACGTGTTCATCCCGATGCTCAGCGCCTGCGGCGCGAGAATCTGCCCGCCCGTCATCAGGCCCGAGGCGAGCTTTTCGCGCAGCGCCGACAGGTCGGTCAGATTGAACCGCGCGATCAATCCGGTGGCCCAGGCCGGCAACGCGTCGAGGATCCGCTGCAGGTAGCTGCCGGGATTGTATTCGCCCGACTGCATCTTCGCGAACAGGCCTGACGCTTCCTGCGCCAGCGAGGTCGCGACGATGGCGAGCGGCAGGATGACGATGGCGATAATGATCAGGACGGTGACCGCGGACGCGAGGCTCGGTCTGTCCGGCATCGATTGCAGCAGCCTGCGATGCACCGGCGCGAACAGCACCGCCACGACGACCGCCCACAAAACGGCGCCGTAGAACGGGTACAGCACCCACGCGAACGCCACGGTGACGACCATGAGCAGCAGCAGAAAACCCCGATGTTCGATCACTTGCACGTCCCGTTCGTTGGCTTGCATTGCGGCTGCGTCGCCGGATGACGGTCCCGGCGTTGTCCAATGCCTTGTCGCATGGTGCTGACGGGTTTTGCGGGGTCCATCGTTGGGCAGGCCCGCAGGCCGTCCCTGTTTGGCTCTGCCTTATCCTACGACTGCGGCGCAATGTCGAGTTGTCGGATGCGCTCGTTTGGTGCGGCGAGGCGGCCGCGCTTCGCGTTTACGGTCCTGTCAGTCGTTCGCTCACTTTACCACGATCTGGCCGATCATGCCGCCGTCGCGATGTCCGGGGATCAGACACGAATATTCGAACGTGCCGGCCTTGGTGAATTTCCAGACGATCTCGGCCGATTTCGCCGGCGCCAGCCTAACGCCGTTCGGTTCGTCGTGTTCCATCTGCGGATTTTTCTTCATCTCCTCGGCGTGCTTCAGGTTCTCGTCCGTGGTGGCGAGCAGGAATTCGTGCTCTTCCTTGCCGACGTTGCGGATCACAAAGCGGATCTGCTCGCCGCGCTTTACCTGGATTTGCGAAGGCGCATAGGCCATCTCGCTCATTTCAACTTGAATCGTGCGCGCAGGCTTTTTGGGATTGCCGGGCTCGCCCGCCGCAAAGCTGTGGTGGGCGTGCTGATCGTGGCTGCTCGCCGCCAGCGGCCATGCCGCCAAGGCGGCAAGTGCGAGGAGGGTGGTCATGCGTTTCTTCATCGGATGTTCCTTCTCTCAAGGGGATGCAGCTTAAGCGCTGGGGCGCTGTCCCACCACATCTGCATGCCCAATATCGCGGCAATATGGCTTGACCTTGCGCAATTTGCCGCCGAAGTTGCGTGTGCCGTGGCAATTTCCTCTGAACTCACCCGAGATTCCGACCTGTTTATTCCCGACTCGCGCCGGGCGTGGCTGCGGCTTGCCGTCGCGGTGCTGATCGGTTCGCTCGGCAGCGTTGGCATGTGGTCGGTGGTGGTGGCGCTTCCCGCGGTGCAGACCGAGTTCGCCGCCAGCCGCGGCACCGCTTCGCTGGCCTTCACCATGGTGATGCTGGGATTCGGCTCCGGCGGCGTGCTGACCGGCAAGATCACCGACCGCTACGGCATCGTCACCGCGATCGGACTCGGCATCGGCATTTTGGGGCTCGGCTATGTCGTCGCCGGCATGTCATCCTCGATCTGGCAGTTCATCCTGGTGCACTTCGCGATCGGGCTGTCCTCGTCGGCCACCTTTGGGCCGTTGATGGCGGAGGCTTCGCACTGGTTCGACCGCTACCGGGGACTGGCGGTCGCCATCGCCGCCAGCGGCAACTACATCGGCGGCACGATCTGGCCGCCCCTGGTGAATTTCGGCATGGAGCGGATGGGCTGGCGTACCAGCCATATCGTGGTCGGCATTTTCACCGCGGTGGCGATGACGCTGGCGCTGATCGGCTTGCGCATGCTGATGGGGGCGGGCGCGCGGCGCGATCACGTCAACGCGCCGCCGCCGCGCGTCGATCTGCGGCTTTCCACCAATGCGCTGACCGCGATCCTCGGGCTCGCCAGCATCGCCTGCTGCGTGGCGATGGCGATGCCGCAGGTTCACATCGTCGCCTATTGCGGCGATCTCGGCTATGGCGTGGCGCGCGGCGCGGAGATGTTGTCGCTGATGCTGGGCTTCGGCATCATCAGCCGCATCGGAAGCGGTTTTCTCGCCGACAAGATCGGCGGCATTCGCACGCTGCTGATCGGCTCGGTGGCACAAGGCACTGCGCTGCTGTTCTACCTGTTCTTCGACGGCCTGACCTCGCTCTACATCATCTCGGCGATGTTCGGCCTGTTCCAGGGCGGCATCGTGCCGAGCTACGCGATCATCGTGCGCGAGGCGATGCCGGCCTCGGAGGCCGCGACCCGCGTCGGCATCGTGATCTTCGCTTCGGTGTTCGGCATGTCGTTCGGCGGCTGGATCTCGGGCTTTATCTTCGACGCCACCGGCTCCTATGCCGCCGCCTTCGCCAACGGGATGGCGTGGAACGCGCTCAACGTCGCGATCATGCTGCTGCTGTTGATGCGCGCGCGGCAGCGGCTGGCGATGGCGTAAGGCCATACCGGCGCAACGCTTTCCGTCAAGCTTCCCCGACCAGGGCAAGCGGCCGACCGCGATGCAGCGACGCGGAGCGCGTCATTCTACTTGAGATTGATCGAGCCGCGTAGCACCATACGCCTTTTCCGTGGAGGTGATCATGGCAGACCAGGCATCGCGATACGGGAAGCCCGAGAAAACCTGCGACATCGTGATGAAAGGCGGGATCACGAGCGGGGTGGTCTATCCGCTTGCACTGGCAACCCTGGCCGAGAAGTATCGATTTTCAAACATCGGGGGTACGTCGGCCGGAGCCATTGCTGCTGCGGCGGCGGCCGCGGCGGAGTATGGGCGTCATACTCCGGGTGCCGGGTTTGACCGGCTGGCCAAGATCCCAAACGAGGTGGGGCCGGGCTTGCTCTCTATGTTTCAACCGGTGCCGTCGCTAAGGCCGCTGTTCAATGTATTCATCGCCGCTCTCAAATCGGGGTGGAGACGGCGCGTCGCGGTAATCTGGTCCGCGATTCGCGGATATTGGTCGAGCGCCTTGTTTGGTCTCGCACCGGGCGTCGCCGTCGCTTGGTGGTATGGCGGCGATGTCGGTTTCATGGCGTTCGGCGCGTTGCTTGCGCTAACCGGCCTGGTCGTCGCGATCGTCCGGCGGCTGCTGAAAGCCGCCCAGGTCGAACTCCCCGCCAGCGACTTTGGCCTTTGTCCCGGAATCAGCCAGCCCTATTCGTCGCGCGAAGGGTTCACCGACTGGCTCGCACGGCTCATCAATGAGGCCGCAGGACGGAAGACGACGGACGACCCGCTGACCTTCGGCGATTTGTCTGCCGAGCATGACGGCCGGCCGGTCATTCGGCTGGCGATGATGACGACCAGCCTGATGGAGCAACGCCCTTACACGTTGCCCTTCCCGGAGAGCGAGCACCGCTTCGTGTTTGCAAAGAGCGAGTGGGCGCGAATTTTTCCGCGCTGGATCATGGAATTTCTCACCCGCAAATGCACCCCTCTCGAAGGGCACCCCGATGGTTCCGTCGAGTACTACTACTTTCCCGATCCGGCACGACTTCCCCTCGTTGTCGGCGCCCGGATGAGCCTGAGCTTTCCGTTCCTGATATCCGCGGTGCCATTGTGGCGCAAAGACTTCACGCTGGTCGACGTGACCGAACAACAAAAGCTGCGACGATGCCTGTTCAGCGACGGCGGACTGTCAAGCAATTTTCCGATTCATTTCTTTGATCGCCTCCTGCCGAACAATCCGACATTCGCCATCTCCCTAGATGACTACTACGAGAAGCGAAGCCAGGGCCGCGACCGCGTCTGGCTGCCGAAAGACGCCCGCGGTGGAATCCTGTTGCCGGTTCAACCGATCGACGGCCTGAGCGGATTTGCGATGCGGCTGGTGATGTCGGCCAAGGACTGGCAGGACAATCTGCAGAGCACGCTTCCTGGATACCGTGAGCGCATCGCGCATGTCGTCCTCAAGCCGGAGGAGGGCGGACTTAATCTGACCATGGACGAAGCAACCATACGGCAACTCGTGAAATTCGGCGAACGGGCAGGTGAGAAACTCAAGGACGAATTCGACCTCGATGCCCATCGCTGGCGGCGCTTCCTGGTTGCCATGGCGCGGATGGAGGAAACCCTCGACGACGTCGCGCGGGCCCATCAGGACTTGCCGGATGGTTCTGAAGGATTTGCGCGCTTCCTCGCCCGATACGCCGGGGTTGCAACCTCCTACCAGCAGAAACCACCGATGCTCGCCGAGATAGTGAAGCGGGCGACCGAACTGGCTGCCTTAGGAATGAGCTGGCAAGCAAAGCCCAATATTCGCGATGGCGATTTGCCAAGGCCCGGTACCAATCTCCGGATCACGCCGAAATACTGACGGCGGCCGGCAAGCCTTGGCGTTAGCAAGCCTTGGCGACGGCGATGGCGACGGCGATTCGCCGCCTGTCGTCCGCCATGGACTGCGGTGCGGCAGGTGTGGTGGCGCCGACTAAACCGCCTGTCCCGCCTTCAGCAGCGAGCATCCCGTGATCTTCAGGCTGCCGTCGCTCTGCTGCTCCAGCGTATACATCGCCTCCCAGGCCTCGCCATTGTCGTCGACGATATGGACACGTTGCGCGATCCGGCCGCCGGCTGAGCGTGCCTCGCCGAATTCGAAACTCTTGTGGCGGTGGATCGGCGGATAGGCCTGCTGCACCATCTGCAGGAAGATGTCGGCCTGCGGAAACAATTGCTTGATCTCGGGCGCGGCATGCGAATAGGCCGCCGCGGCATCGCCACGAGCCAGCGCCTGTTCCTGCTCGCGGATCACGTTCTGCGCGGCAGCGACATCGTCGGCCAAGGCGGGCGCGGCGAGGCCGAAGACAAAGACGAAAAGCAGGACGATGGCACGCATGGGGCTACTCCGGTGTCGATGCCCATGAGATACGTTCTACATCGCAACCGGTTTCCTCGCCGCGCCCTTGCCCCGCCGGGAAGCGTTGTCAAAGCAGGGCGGACAGGGTCACTGACGGATTCATCAAGCCCGGCCGCGTGTCGGGCTTTCGTCCAGCGCAAAATCGGCAGTGGAACGCGGTGCCTGAATGTCGCCGTTACGACGGCCATCCTGCAGCGCCTTTTCCGCCTCGAGGGCCACCATGCCGAGCAGGTAGGTCAGAAACGGCAGTTCAGCCTCCTCCGCCAGATCGCGGAGTTGCTTGGACGTGAGGCCGACATGCGAAATAACGTTCAGCTTTCTGCCGTCCATAACTGCCCCGTGAGTGACTGAAATCAGTGTCTGAAATCGCGGGGACCATAGGTGCTAAATTATGCTTCGGGCATCCGGGATACTACTGGAACAAGCGGGCGATTGCGTGGCAACGTTATGAACTGTCGTCTGCCAGCGTCTGTCGCATTTCAGCAGGCGAGGCCGGCTCGGCGCCGTGCTCGCGCACCATCCGCACCGCCTCTTCGACCATTTCGAGGTTGCTCGTCCTTGCACCGAGTGGCGCATCCTCCAGGCCGACGCGAATATGGCCGCCACGTGCAACCGTTTCGGCGATCAGGGGCCGAATATCGGCGCTGACGCCCGCGATCATCCAGGGCGCGCCGGGCGCTTCTTCCTCCAGAAGCGCCAGATAGGCCGAGAGCGCATACGGTTTGGGCGGAAAGCCGACCGCGATCTGGTTGCAGAACATGAGGCGATAGATCGGAATCCGTGTACCGGCCGCGCGGGCCAGCGCTGCGCCGGCGCGCAGGAAGCCGGGTTCGTAGATCGCGAAATCCGGGTGGAGCCTGTGCCGCACGGCAAAGTCGAGCACATAGCGGATATGATTCTCGGGGTTCATGTAGGTGCCGGCCGGCTTCGCCGCTGATGTGGTGGATGTCAGCGTGAAGTTGACGCTGCCGGGATCCACCAGCGCGAATTCGAGCAGGCCGCGCTCGGCCAGCGCTTCGATATGGGCGTAGCGCGCGCGTATGTCGGCAAGGCCTGCGTCGCCGTCCGTCATGAATGCCGGGTAGGAGGGATAGACGGGGACATCGACCTGGTTGCGAATGCCTTCGATGATGCGCGCATACACCTGCCAATCGTGGGTCTGCGGGCCGCCGCCGTCATAAGCGTGGACGTGAACGATGGTGGCGCCGGCGCGCGCGCAGGCGACGCCCTCGGCCACGATCGTCTCGACCGTATCGGGAATGCCGAATTGAAACCTGC
It contains:
- a CDS encoding DUF4864 domain-containing protein, with product MRAIVLLFVFVFGLAAPALADDVAAAQNVIREQEQALARGDAAAAYSHAAPEIKQLFPQADIFLQMVQQAYPPIHRHKSFEFGEARSAGGRIAQRVHIVDDNGEAWEAMYTLEQQSDGSLKITGCSLLKAGQAV
- a CDS encoding BKACE family enzyme produces the protein MRKVWIEAALNGAWSRRFQFGIPDTVETIVAEGVACARAGATIVHVHAYDGGGPQTHDWQVYARIIEGIRNQVDVPVYPSYPAFMTDGDAGLADIRARYAHIEALAERGLLEFALVDPGSVNFTLTSTTSAAKPAGTYMNPENHIRYVLDFAVRHRLHPDFAIYEPGFLRAGAALARAAGTRIPIYRLMFCNQIAVGFPPKPYALSAYLALLEEEAPGAPWMIAGVSADIRPLIAETVARGGHIRVGLEDAPLGARTSNLEMVEEAVRMVREHGAEPASPAEMRQTLADDSS